The sequence GTGTTACCAGTACCTATGCCTCTTAAATTGATGGAAGCAACATCCCCTCGGGCGTCATTAACACCACCAATGGCTCGTTCGTTATTAAAGCTAATGTCTCCCACTTGAGGCACTGATCGTAATAACTCGTCCCCGGTTACTGCTCCAGTATTGGTTATGTCGTCGGCATTGAGGACTGTAACTGGTAGTCTTCCGGCAGCTTGTGCGCCTCTAATATTGCTGCCCACGACAGTAATTTTTTCCATAGATTCTGCTTGATCAGAACTGGGCTGAGATTGTTTTTCTATTTTGCGTTGAATAATAAATGTATTCTCAGACTGACGTATAACCTCAAGGTCAGTTCCTGTTAGTAACCGCTCTAGTGCCTCTAGAGGTGCGAAGTCCCCCTCTAAGGGCGCAGCACTGTAACCATCAACAACCTCTGGAGAGAATATAACTTGCGTGCCTGTTTGCTCGGCGAGATCAAGTAACGACGCGCTTAACGGTTGTTCTGCAAGCGATATTGACTGGTCGGGGTCTTGAGGAATAATCGGCGCTGCTTGAGCTGATAGGGAAATACAGCTTAAGGCCGCGCAGGTACAAAGTGCGATGTAACTTTGTTTATGCTTAATCATAATCAGTACCTTTTTATTTATTGAAGGTTTACTGCGTCTTTAAAGGCATATACGCACTGAACTTGAATGTCCTCCATTATTTTTTGGAAAGCTCAATAGCATGCTCTGTTTCGTGAACTTTAACTGGAAGAGTTGCTGTGATGGCGTTTAAAACACTATCATCGTCACTCAGTCGGAATACGCCACTAATGCGGAATTGCTCTTGTTGAGCAAAACCCATTTTAATTTGCTTCGAGCGATAACGATTCAATTCAGAGATGACTTCACTTAAAGGGGCATTATCAAACCGAAGAACGCCCTTAATCCAACCCGGCTGCTGATTGTTGCTGTTTGTGCGAGTTAATGAGATTTTTTTGTGTTTGTTCTCGTACGTTGCGATATCACCTGATGTTAATAGGCGAATGGTTTTGTTTGTGTTGGTTTTAAGGGTATCAAATTCAACGACACCCTCTATAACCGATATTTTTAGTGAGTCTTCAGCGGTGTTCTTACGAACAGTGAAGCGAGTGCCCAGAACGGTTATTCTTTGTTCCCCGGTGTTAATAATGAAAGGTCTGGAATTTTCCTTTTGAATGTCAAAGAACACTTCACCCCGGTGCAGTTCAACCAAACGTTGTTCACTGGTTAGCATAACGGAAATTTCGCTATCGGTATTTAAAGTAACCGTTGAACCATCCGGCAAGTCAACCTGACGAACTTCACCTACGCTGGACTGAAAGGCTTTAGTCATGATGATTGGGTTGTGAACCTTATTTGTTAAAAGCTGGTTCCTCTTAACTTCTTG comes from Idiomarina sp. X4 and encodes:
- a CDS encoding FecR family protein, yielding MNRDEKVQKQAAYYVTRLFSGELTASEEREIQKWLNEDISHKREFNAILAIWQHSEVAYRSTKRASHLKRSFSFAASILITAITVYFLINALPYFSPASQEVKRNQLLTNKVHNPIIMTKAFQSSVGEVRQVDLPDGSTVTLNTDSEISVMLTSEQRLVELHRGEVFFDIQKENSRPFIINTGEQRITVLGTRFTVRKNTAEDSLKISVIEGVVEFDTLKTNTNKTIRLLTSGDIATYENKHKKISLTRTNSNNQQPGWIKGVLRFDNAPLSEVISELNRYRSKQIKMGFAQQEQFRISGVFRLSDDDSVLNAITATLPVKVHETEHAIELSKK